A region of Oncorhynchus masou masou isolate Uvic2021 chromosome 29, UVic_Omas_1.1, whole genome shotgun sequence DNA encodes the following proteins:
- the LOC135519654 gene encoding threonylcarbamoyl-AMP synthase-like has translation MEKHTLKIPSRAHQVLQNCVAKIHLFLQGDQLVLDVFNVDGAEILNSTVEALKDGQVVAVPTDTIYGLACLAQNSNAIKKVYDIKGRKGQKPLAICVGEIKDIYKYCKVSVKEELIGELLPGPVTLVLERAEVLNTDLNPFTPLVGVRIPDHAFMRRLCQMCGEPLALTSANISSHSSTVAIHEFQNLWPRLAVVVDGGPIGDKSRLGSTVVDLSVLGKYRIIRPGCAFSSTVDVLEHKYGLSEDTGDQ, from the exons ATGGAGAAACATACCCTTAAAATACCCAGCAGGGCCCACCAGGTCCTTCAGAACTGTGTTGCAAAGATCCATCTGTTCCTTCAGGGAGACCAACTGGTCTTGGATGTCTTCAA TGTAGATGGTGCTGAAATCCTGAATTCAACAGTGGAGGCTCTAAAGGATGGGCAAGTTGTGGCTGTGCCAACGGACACAATATACGGGCTGGCTTGCTTGGCTCAGAATTCCAATGCCATCAAAAAGGTGTATGACATCAAAGGACGTAAGGGTCAGAAACCACTGGCCATTTGTGTTGGAGAAATCAAAGACATTTACAA GTACTGTAAGGTGTCAGTCAAGGAAGAGCTGATAGGGGAACTGTTGCCTGGCCCTGTCACTCTAGTTCTGGAACGAGCTGAAGTTCTCAACACTGACCTCAATCCATTCACTCCG TTAGTAGGAGTGCGCATCCCGGACCATGCCTTCATGAGACGCCTCTGCCAGATGTGTGGGGAACCTCTTGCCCTCACCAGCGCCAACATCAGCTCACACTCCAGCACTGTGGCTATACAT GAGTTCCAGAATTTGTGGCCCCGGTTAGCAGTGGTGGTGGATGGCGGACCAATAGGAGACAAGAGTCGCTTGGGGTCAACAGTGGTCGACCTATCGGTGCTCGGCAAATACCGCATCATCAGACCTGGCTG TGCCTTCTCTTCCACAGTTGATGTGCTGGAGCACAAATATGGACTGTCAGAAGACACAGGGGATCAGTGA
- the LOC135520075 gene encoding metal regulatory transcription factor 1-like: MSERGPRTEASMFLQVEVDRLERDDKEDNDEDKMAHYDDDKDDDDLMSAPSGSRVYDRTTVLIEQDPIRLDEEGEEDHGHCVGGDHDDGGTFLVDEEEEEEEEEGSMTFMGDQDGMSQGYVHHTISPDQIQFIINPGSMAMPRNIEGATLTLHSECPETKQREVKRYQCMFEGCTRTYSTAGNLRTHQKTHRGEYTFVCNQLGCGKAFLTSYSLKIHVRVHTKEKPFECDVQGCEKAFNTLYRLKAHQRLHTGKTFNCESEGCTKYFTTLSDLRKHIRTHTGEKPFRCDHDGCGKAFAASHHLKTHVRTHTGEKPFNCPSNGCEKAFSSQYSLKSHVRGHGDKGQPFSVTLTHPLSEDANHSLCLSDLSLISTDSELRENIHNSQNLDLNNVTPVRIFELMFQSPENSISQDDAHPHESLVEAFGQETCQSTMGDGSTPISFSFSLVPSSSSSCSHPHYHPHSDTTSTTVLEASSQLPLSQTPSSQPPASPATISNVTAISSTQPLATFVPLPTAMQTPDMPAPNVALPVQTTPIVPSAAPVLVPGPALANAALGTVVAATPTETVPLPAVAHTHNVASNTNPALAPPASAPTIAPSHSHTQSLLQPSIVMSDQNLQWILNTAANSQQNPEQAPHGGPKVEKVFFTTAIPVGGNSGNSVQQIGLSLPVIIIKQEESCQCQCACRDSSKDKLSNKSSNASAAPQQQPTVLPAPLPPSAPVALPFSPVLPPAPSSPLCCLPPLTSEVNESPPLPQTGVVLGPGSPSTSVQTFPPGVATATTNPPPITSMVAKPSVSEFLSLQSPESTANIEALLLVTSNDDFTLATAGTSTTTNP; encoded by the exons ATGAGCGAGCGTGGTCCTCGCACGGAGGCCTCCATGTTTTTGCAGGTGGAGGTGGACCGCCTCGAGCGCGATGACAAAGAGGACAACGATGAAGACAAGATGGCACACTACGACGACGACAAAGATGACGACGACTTGATGTCGGCACCCTCGGGCTCCCGCGTCTACGACCGCACTACGGTGCTCATCGAGCAGGACCCCATCCGGCTggacgaggagggagaggaggaccatGGACACTGCGTCGGGGGGGACCACGACGATGGGGGCACTTTCCTGGtcgatgaggaggaggaggaggaagaggaggaaggctctatgACCTTCATGGGCGACCAGGACGGCATGTCGCAGGGATACGTGCATCACACCATCTCGCCCGACCAGATCCAGTTCATCATCAACCCGGGGTCCATGGCCATGCCACGCAACATCGAGGGGGCCACCCTCACCCTGCACTCGGAGTGTCCGGAGACCAAGCAAAGAGAG GTGAAGCGGTACCAGTGTATGTTTGAGGGCTGCACACGGACCTACAGCACGGCGGGCAACCTGCGCACACACCAGAAGACCCACCGGGGCGAGTACACGTTTGTGTGCAACCAGTTGGGCTGCGGCAAGGCCTTCCTCACCTCCTACAGCCTGAAGATCCACGTGCGCGTTCACACCAAGGAGAAGCCCTTTGAGTGCGACGTGCAGGGCTGCGAGAAGGCCTTCAACACTCTGTACAG ACTGAAAGCGCACCAGAGACTGCACACGGGGAAGACGTTCAACTGCGAATCGGAGGGATGCACAAAGTACTTTACCACACTCAGTGACCTGAGGAAGCACATTCGTACTCATACAGGGGAGAAACCATTCCG GTGTGACCATGATGGTTGCGGCAAGGCGTTTGCTGCCAGCCATCACCTAAAGACACACGTGCGGACACACACAG GGGAGAAACCTTTCAACTGTCCCAGCAACGGCTGTGAGAAAGCATTCAGCAGCCAGTACAGTTTGAAGAGTCACGTCAGGGGCCATGGGGACAAGGGCCAGCCCTTCAGTGTCACCCTCACTCACCCCCTGTCCGAG GATGCAAATCATTCACTGTGCCTCAGTGACTTGAGCCTCATCTCGACTGACTCTGAGCTCAGAGAAAACATCCACAAT TCTCAGAACTTGGACTTGAACAATGTTACCCCCGTGAGGATCTTCGAGCTCATGTTCCAGAGTCCGGAGAACAGTATCAGTCAAGACGATGCACATCCTCACG AGAGCCTTGTCGAAGCTTTTGGCCAGGAGACTTGTCAGTCCACCATGGGCGATGGATCCACCCCCATCTCCTTCTCATTCTCCCTGGTCCCTTCCTCCTCATCGTCCTGTTCCCACCCACACTATCACCCTCACTCcgacaccacctccaccactgtCCTGGAGGCTTCCTCCCAGCTCCCTCTTAGCCAAACCCCCTCTTCCCAACCGCCAGCATCTCCTGCCACCATTAGTAATGTTACCGCAATCAGCTCCACCCAGCCCCTTGCCACCTTCGTACCCTTACCCACTGCCATGCAGACACCAGATATGCCTGCCCCCAACGTGGCGCTGCCCGTCCAGACCACTCCAATAGTGCCCTCTGCTGCGCCAGTATTGGTGCCAGGCCCAGCCCTCGCCAACGCGGCTCTGGGCACTGTAgttgctgccacccccacagagactgtGCCGCTGCCGGCCGTGGCTCACACACACAACGTGGCCAGCAACACCAACCCTGCCCTGGCGCCCCCAGCCTCTGCCCCCACCATCGCCCCAAGTCACAGCCACACCCAGAGCCTGCTGCAGCCCAGCATCGTCATGTCCGACCAGAACCTGCAGTGGATCCTTAACACCGCTGCCAACAGCCAACAGAACCCAGAGCAAGCG CCACACGGAGGTCCAAAAGTGGAGAAGGTCTTCTTTACCACAGCCATACCAGTAGGAGGCAATTCAG GCAACTCTGTCCAGCAGATCGGCCTCAGCCTGCCCGTCATCATCATCAAACAGGAGGAGTCCTGCCAGTGCCAGTGTGCCTGCAGGGACTCTTCTAAAGACAAGCTCTCGAACAAGAGCAGCAACGCCTCGGCAGCACCACAACAACAGCCCACAGTCCTCCCCGCTCCTCTACCACCCTCTGCTCCCGTGGCACTGCCCTTTTCCCCCGTTCTCCCCCCGGCACCCTCTTCCCCCTTGTGCTGCCTCCCACCGCTCACCTCGGAAGTGAACGagtcccctcctcttccccaaaCAGGAGTGGTACTAGGACCGGGTAGCCCCTCGACCTCTGTACAGACGTTCCCCCCAGGGGTGGCCACGGCGACCACCAACCCCCCTCCTATCACGTCCATGGTGGCCAAACCATCCGTGTCGGAATTCCTGTCCCTGCAGAGCCCCGAGAGCACGGCCAACATCGAGGCTCTGCTACTGGTGACCAGCAATGATGACTTCACTCTGGCCACCGCTGGCACTAGCACCACCACCAACCCCTAG